In Enoplosus armatus isolate fEnoArm2 chromosome 2, fEnoArm2.hap1, whole genome shotgun sequence, one DNA window encodes the following:
- the capn1b gene encoding calpain-1 catalytic subunit b, translating into MFGGVSSRIQKDRQRAGGLGSVQQAVHYQNQDFQALREDCLQNGSLFQDPMFPAEPASLGFKELGPFTAKTRGVEWKRPTELTENPQFIVGGATRTDICQGALGDCWLLAAIGSLTLNERLLHRVVPHGQSFNHEYAGIFHFQFWQFGEWVDVVIDDRLPVKDGELMFVHSAEGSEFWSALLEKAYAKLNGSYEALSGGSTTEGFEDFTGGVAEMYELKKAPRDLHRIISKALERGSLLGCSIDITSAFDMEAVTFKKLVKGHAYSVTGLTQVEYRGRQERLIRIRNPWGQVEWTGAWSDNSSEWNALDSAEKDEMLCKMEDGEFWMSFQEFLRQFSRLEICNLTPDALSQDSTSFWTTVMFEGGWRRGSTAGGCRNHANTFWINPQYKISLLEQDDDPEDDEAACSFLVALMQKDRRRYRRHGQDVHTIGFAIYEIPEEYRGCPSVHMKKDFFLRHSSCARSETFINLREVSARLRLPPGEYLIVPSTFEPSKEADFVLRVFTEKQSETEEMDDDVVANFDEEEEVSESDVDDSFRSMFAQLSGDDMEISVRELRTILNRVVSKHRDLQTDGFSMESCRAMVSLMDKDGSARLGLLEFQILWNKIRKWLGIFREFDLDKSGCMSSYEMRLALENGGFKLNNKLYQMLVARYADNEIIDFDNFTCCLVKLEAMFKAFQELDRDVTGSAEMNIVEWLYVTMCG; encoded by the exons ATGTTCGGAGGCGTGTCTAGCCGGATCCAGAAGGACCGGCAGAGGGCTGGAGGTCTGGGCTCAGTCCAGCAGGCCGTACACTACCAGAACCAGGACTTCCAGGCCCTGAGGGAGGACTGTCTGCAGAATGGATCCCTGTTCCAGGACCCTATGTTCCCTGCAGAACCAGCCTCATTGGGCTTCAAGGAACTCGGACCATTCACCGCCAAAACCAGAGGGGTGGAGTGGAAGAGACCAACG GAGCTGACAGAGAACCCTCAGTTCATTGTGGGCGGAGCCACCAGGACGGACATCTGTCAGGGAGCGCTGG GAGACTGCTGGCTGCTCGCTGCTATTggctctctgactctgaatGAACGGCTGCTGCATCGTGTGGTTCCTCATGGTCAGAGCTTCAACCACGAATACGCCGGCATCTTTCACTTCCAG TTCTGGCAGTTCGGCGAGTGGGTGGACGTGGTGATCGACGACCGTCTGCCAGTTAAAGACGGAGAGCTGATGTTCGTCCACTCGGCTGAAGGCAGTGAGTTCTGGAGCGCCCTGCTGGAGAAGGCCTACGCCAA gttGAACGGCTCGTACGAAGCGTTGTCCGGCGGCAGCACCACTGAAGGTTTCGAGGACTTTACAGGAGGTGTGGCGGAGATGTACGAGCTGAAGAAAGCTCCCAGAGATCTTCATCGTATCATCAGCAAAGCTCTGGAGAGAGGATCACTGCTGGGCTGCTCCATAGAC ATCACCAGCGCCTTTGACATGGAGGCAGTGACCTTCAAGAAGCTGGTTAAAGGCCACGCCTACTCTGTTACTGGACTCACACAG gtggAGTACCGCGGTCGGCAGGAGCGTCTGATCCGGATCAGAAACCCCTGGGGCCAGGTGGAGTGGACCGGAGCCTGGAGCGACAA CTCCTCAGAGTGGAACGCCCTCGACTCTGCAGAGAAAGACGAGATGCTCTGCAAGATGGAGGACGGAGAGTTCTG gatgtCTTTCCAGGAGTTCCTGCGTCAGTTCTCCAGACTGGAGATCTGTAATCTGACCCCGGACGCTCTCAGTCAGGACTCCACCAGTTTTTGGACCACTGTGATGTTTGAGGGcggctggaggagaggaagcaccGCCGGAGGCTGCAGGAACCATGcca ACACATTCTGGATCAACCCTCAGTATAAGATCTCCCTGCTGGAGCAGGACGACGACCCCGAGGACGACGAGGCGGCCTGCAGCTTCCTGGTGGCTCTGATGCAGAAAGACCGCCGCCGCTACCGCCGCCACGGCCAGGACGTGCACACCATCGGCTTCGCCATCTacgag aTTCCTGAGGAG TACCGAGGCTGTCCCAGCGTCCACATGAAGAAGGACTTCTTCCTGCGTCACTCCTCCTGCGCTCGCTCAGAGACCTTCATCAACCTGCGAGAGGTGAGCGCCAGGCTCCGCCTCCCGCCGGGCGAGTACCTGATCGTCCCGTCGACCTTCGAACCCTCCAAGGAGGCCGATTTCGTCCTGAGGGTGTTCACAGAGAAACAGTCTGAGACCGA GGAGATGGACGATGATGTGGTGGCAAACTTTGATGAAGAG gaGGAGGTCTCAGAGAGCGACGTCGATGACTCCTTCAGGTCCATGTTCGCTCAGCTGTCTGGagat GACATGGAGATCTCAGTGCGAGAGCTCAGGACCATCCTCAACCGAGTCGTGTCCAAAC ACAGAGACCTGCAGACTGATGGTTTCAGTATGGAGTCCTGCAGAGCCATGGTCAGCCTCATGGAC AAAGACGGCAGCGCTCGACTCGGTCTGCTGGAGTTTCAGATCCTCTGGAACAAGATCAGGAAGTGGCTG GGAATCTTCAGGGAGTTTGATCTGGACAAATCAGGATGTATGAGCTCCTACGAGATGCGTCTGGCTCTGGAGAATGGCG GATTCAAACTGAACAATAAGTTGTATCAGATGCTGGTCGCTCGATACGCCGACAACGAGATCATCGACTTCGACAACTTCACCTGCTGTCTGGTCAAACTGGAGGCCATGTTCA agGCCTTCCAGGAGCTGGACCGAGACGTGACAGGAAGTGCAGAGATGAACATCGTCGAG TGGCTGTATGTGACCATGTGtggctga
- the capn2b gene encoding calpain 2, (m/II) large subunit b isoform X2 yields the protein MSGVASTLAKKRALAAGFGTNANAVRYLNQDFASLRAQCRSAGKLFCDPTFPAAPEALGFNELGRSSYKVRGVTWKRPTELVSNPEFIVGGATRTDICQGALGDCWLLAAIASLTLNEYVMARVVPTDQGFGDDYAGIFHFQFWQFGEWVDVVIDDRLPVKDGELMFVHSAEGREFWSALLEKAYAKVNGCYEALSGGSTTEGFEDFTGGIAENYDLQRPPANLFQIIKKALEAGALLGCSIDITSAADSEAVTRQKLVKGHAYSLTGAVEVNYRGRQEKLVRMRNPWGQVEWTGAWSDGSSEWNYVQGDCPNANAEDGEFWMSFNEFLRHYSRIEVCTLTPDTIEDDSVKHWSVSKFDGTWRRGSTAGGCRNHPYTFWMNPQFVIKLEEEDDDPDDGEIGCSFVVGLIQKNRRKLRKQGEDMHTVGFAIYEVPKQFQGQREVHLDKNFFLTHAQTAKSETFINLREVCSRFKLPPGEYLIVPSTFEPHLNGDFCIRVFSEKQTETQPCDDPVNAELEDESVSDEEVDAGFRGLFSKLAGDDMEISAVELRTIMNKIVAKRTDIKTDGFSMETCRIMVNLMDDSGNGKLGLGEFATLWKKVQRYLSIYKKNDSDNSGTMSTPEMRVAFKDAGFTLNNTIYQLLVARYSDPDMTIDFDNFVGCLMRLEMMFKIFKKLDAHDSGSIQLDFNQWLNFAMI from the exons ATGTCCGGCGTGGCGTCCACTCTGGCCAAGAAGCGGGCTTTGGCTGCTGGCTTCGGCACCAACGCCAACGCGGTGCGGTACCTGAACCAGGACTTCGCGTCTCTGCGGGCGCAGTGCCGCTCCGCCGGGAAACTCTTCTGCGACCCGACCTTCCCCGCCGCGCCCGAGGCTCTGGGCTTCAACGAGCTGGGCCGGAGCTCCTACAAGGTCCGGGGAGTCACCTGGAAGAGGCCCACG GAACTGGTTTCTAATCCTGAGTTCATCGTGGGCGGAGCCACCAGGACCGACATCTGCCAGGGAGCTCTAG GTGACTGCTGGCTGTTGGCGGCCATCGCCTCACTGACGCTGAATGAGTATGTGATGGCCAGAGTCGTTCCCACGGACCAGGGCTTCGGTGACGACTACGCCGGCATCTTTCACTTCCAG TTCTGGCAGTTCGGGGAGTGGGTGGATGTGGTGATCGACGACCGTCTGCCGGTCAAAGACGGAGAGCTGATGTTCGTCCACTCGGCGGAGGGGAGGGAGTTCTGGAGTGCTCTGCTGGAGAAGGCCTACGCCAA AGTGAACGGCTGCTATGAAGCGTTGTCTGGTGGTTCAACCACAGAGGGCTTTGAGGATTTCACCGGGGGCATCGCTGAGAACTATGACCTCCAACGACCCCCTGCCAACCTGTTCCAGATCATCAAGAAGGCCCTGGAGGCTGGAGCTCTGCTGGGCTGCTCCATTGAC ATCACTAGTGCCGCAGACTCGGAGGCCGTCACCCGTCAGAAGCTGGTGAAGGGACACGCCTACTCACTGACCGGCGCCGTAGAG gtGAACTACCGGGGTCGGCAAGAGAAGCTGGTGAGGATGAGGAACCCCTGGGGTCAGGTGGAGTGGACTGGAGCATGGAGCGATGG ATCGTCTGAGTGGAACTACGTGCAGGGAGACTGTCCAAATGCCAACGCAGAGGATGGAGAGTTCTG GATGTCCTTCAACGAGTTCTTGCGTCACTACTCTCGTATCGAGGTGTGCACTCTGACCCCCGACACCATTGAAGACGACTCTGTCAAACACTGGAGCGTCAGCAAGTTCGATGGCACCTGGAGGAGAGGATCCACCGCTGGAGGCTGCAGGAACCACCCCT acacGTTCTGGATGAATCCTCAGTTTGTGAtcaagctggaggaggaagatgatgaccCAGATGATGGAGAAATCGGCTGCAGCTTTGTGGTTGGTCTGATCCAGAAGAACCGCAGGAAGCTCcggaaacaaggagaggacaTGCACACCGTTGGGTTTGCCATCTACGAG GTTCCGAAACAG TTCCAAGGGCAGAGGGAGGTGCATCTGGATAAGAACTTCTTCCTGACCCACGCTCAGACGGCAAAGTCAGAAACCTTCATCAACCTGCGTGAGGTCTGCTCTCGCTTCAAACTGCCGCCTGGAGAGTACCTGATCGTCCCGTCCACCTTCGAACCGCACCTCAACGGAGACTTCTGCATCCGAGTGTTCTCCgagaagcagacagagaccCA ACCCTGTGATGACCCGGTCAACGCTGAACTAGAGGAT GAGTCGGTGTCTGATGAGGAGGTGGATGCAGGATTCAGAGGCCTCTTCTCTAAACTCGCAGGAGAC GACATGGAGATCTCTGCGGTGGAGCTCAGGACCATCATGAACAAGATCGTCGCCAAAC GAACTGACATCAAAACCGACGGCTTCAGTATGGAGACCTGCAGGATCATGGTCAACCTGATGGAC GACAGTGGGAACGGGAAGCTCGGCCTCGGAGAGTTTGCCACGCTGTGGAAGAAGGTGCAGAGATATCTG TCGATCTATAAGAAGAACGACTCTGATAACTCTGGGACGATGAGCACTCCAGAGATGAGAGTCGCCTTCAAAGACGCAg GTTTCACTCTCAACAACACCATCTACCAGCTGCTGGTGGCTCGATACTCCGACCCCGACATGACCATTGACTTTGACAACTTCGTGGGCTGTCTGATGAGGCTGGAGATGATGTTCA agATCTTTAAGAAGCTCGATGCTCATGACAGCGGCTCCATTCAGCTCGACTTCAACCAG TGGTTAAACTTCGCCATGATCTGA
- the capn2b gene encoding calpain 2, (m/II) large subunit b isoform X1: MSGVASTLAKKRALAAGFGTNANAVRYLNQDFASLRAQCRSAGKLFCDPTFPAAPEALGFNELGRSSYKVRGVTWKRPTELVSNPEFIVGGATRTDICQGALGDCWLLAAIASLTLNEYVMARVVPTDQGFGDDYAGIFHFQFWQFGEWVDVVIDDRLPVKDGELMFVHSAEGREFWSALLEKAYAKVNGCYEALSGGSTTEGFEDFTGGIAENYDLQRPPANLFQIIKKALEAGALLGCSIDITSAADSEAVTRQKLVKGHAYSLTGAVEVNYRGRQEKLVRMRNPWGQVEWTGAWSDGSSEWNYVQGDCPNANAEDGEFWMSFNEFLRHYSRIEVCTLTPDTIEDDSVKHWSVSKFDGTWRRGSTAGGCRNHPYTFWMNPQFVIKLEEEDDDPDDGEIGCSFVVGLIQKNRRKLRKQGEDMHTVGFAIYEVPKQFQGQREVHLDKNFFLTHAQTAKSETFINLREVCSRFKLPPGEYLIVPSTFEPHLNGDFCIRVFSEKQTETQPCDDPVNAELEDESVSDEEVDAGFRGLFSKLAGDDMEISAVELRTIMNKIVAKRTDIKTDGFSMETCRIMVNLMDQDSGNGKLGLGEFATLWKKVQRYLSIYKKNDSDNSGTMSTPEMRVAFKDAGFTLNNTIYQLLVARYSDPDMTIDFDNFVGCLMRLEMMFKIFKKLDAHDSGSIQLDFNQWLNFAMI, encoded by the exons ATGTCCGGCGTGGCGTCCACTCTGGCCAAGAAGCGGGCTTTGGCTGCTGGCTTCGGCACCAACGCCAACGCGGTGCGGTACCTGAACCAGGACTTCGCGTCTCTGCGGGCGCAGTGCCGCTCCGCCGGGAAACTCTTCTGCGACCCGACCTTCCCCGCCGCGCCCGAGGCTCTGGGCTTCAACGAGCTGGGCCGGAGCTCCTACAAGGTCCGGGGAGTCACCTGGAAGAGGCCCACG GAACTGGTTTCTAATCCTGAGTTCATCGTGGGCGGAGCCACCAGGACCGACATCTGCCAGGGAGCTCTAG GTGACTGCTGGCTGTTGGCGGCCATCGCCTCACTGACGCTGAATGAGTATGTGATGGCCAGAGTCGTTCCCACGGACCAGGGCTTCGGTGACGACTACGCCGGCATCTTTCACTTCCAG TTCTGGCAGTTCGGGGAGTGGGTGGATGTGGTGATCGACGACCGTCTGCCGGTCAAAGACGGAGAGCTGATGTTCGTCCACTCGGCGGAGGGGAGGGAGTTCTGGAGTGCTCTGCTGGAGAAGGCCTACGCCAA AGTGAACGGCTGCTATGAAGCGTTGTCTGGTGGTTCAACCACAGAGGGCTTTGAGGATTTCACCGGGGGCATCGCTGAGAACTATGACCTCCAACGACCCCCTGCCAACCTGTTCCAGATCATCAAGAAGGCCCTGGAGGCTGGAGCTCTGCTGGGCTGCTCCATTGAC ATCACTAGTGCCGCAGACTCGGAGGCCGTCACCCGTCAGAAGCTGGTGAAGGGACACGCCTACTCACTGACCGGCGCCGTAGAG gtGAACTACCGGGGTCGGCAAGAGAAGCTGGTGAGGATGAGGAACCCCTGGGGTCAGGTGGAGTGGACTGGAGCATGGAGCGATGG ATCGTCTGAGTGGAACTACGTGCAGGGAGACTGTCCAAATGCCAACGCAGAGGATGGAGAGTTCTG GATGTCCTTCAACGAGTTCTTGCGTCACTACTCTCGTATCGAGGTGTGCACTCTGACCCCCGACACCATTGAAGACGACTCTGTCAAACACTGGAGCGTCAGCAAGTTCGATGGCACCTGGAGGAGAGGATCCACCGCTGGAGGCTGCAGGAACCACCCCT acacGTTCTGGATGAATCCTCAGTTTGTGAtcaagctggaggaggaagatgatgaccCAGATGATGGAGAAATCGGCTGCAGCTTTGTGGTTGGTCTGATCCAGAAGAACCGCAGGAAGCTCcggaaacaaggagaggacaTGCACACCGTTGGGTTTGCCATCTACGAG GTTCCGAAACAG TTCCAAGGGCAGAGGGAGGTGCATCTGGATAAGAACTTCTTCCTGACCCACGCTCAGACGGCAAAGTCAGAAACCTTCATCAACCTGCGTGAGGTCTGCTCTCGCTTCAAACTGCCGCCTGGAGAGTACCTGATCGTCCCGTCCACCTTCGAACCGCACCTCAACGGAGACTTCTGCATCCGAGTGTTCTCCgagaagcagacagagaccCA ACCCTGTGATGACCCGGTCAACGCTGAACTAGAGGAT GAGTCGGTGTCTGATGAGGAGGTGGATGCAGGATTCAGAGGCCTCTTCTCTAAACTCGCAGGAGAC GACATGGAGATCTCTGCGGTGGAGCTCAGGACCATCATGAACAAGATCGTCGCCAAAC GAACTGACATCAAAACCGACGGCTTCAGTATGGAGACCTGCAGGATCATGGTCAACCTGATGGAC CAGGACAGTGGGAACGGGAAGCTCGGCCTCGGAGAGTTTGCCACGCTGTGGAAGAAGGTGCAGAGATATCTG TCGATCTATAAGAAGAACGACTCTGATAACTCTGGGACGATGAGCACTCCAGAGATGAGAGTCGCCTTCAAAGACGCAg GTTTCACTCTCAACAACACCATCTACCAGCTGCTGGTGGCTCGATACTCCGACCCCGACATGACCATTGACTTTGACAACTTCGTGGGCTGTCTGATGAGGCTGGAGATGATGTTCA agATCTTTAAGAAGCTCGATGCTCATGACAGCGGCTCCATTCAGCTCGACTTCAACCAG TGGTTAAACTTCGCCATGATCTGA